From Aquila chrysaetos chrysaetos chromosome 3, bAquChr1.4, whole genome shotgun sequence, the proteins below share one genomic window:
- the BPI gene encoding bactericidal permeability-increasing protein, which translates to MRRVGCGSSSACLPGLRFLFWHGYKGGVGRESPAGARCHGAARMGAQSLAAACGALALCLALTGATNPGFMVRITQSGLDYAHQQGIAILEKELAQLKLPDISGDFRIQHVGKVHYEISRLDLRSFSLPYSRISLVPNVGLQVSISNAFAEVDGNWRVKIYFIRDHGSFDLKVENVYIKINLKLGSNASGKPTIDTSDCSTRISKVRVHFWGKFGWLYNLFYGAVESRFRNILERKVCENVVTSVRSELQPYLQTLPVTARIDDKAGIDYSLVAPPTATAQSLDVDLKGEFFSLAHRSTVPFPPLALAFPPDHDRMVYFGASSYFFNTAGFAYHAAGALVFEITDSVIPKSMGFHLNTSTFSAFIPQLEKMYPDMPMKLRLSAPSAPFLNIGPGGLLLKPVVDIQAYAILPSSSLAPLFLLSLTSNVSAVIDVKLGHIVGSLNMGRLRLSLKHSDVGTFQVRMLQSIMNTIASSMLLPQLNERLAEGFPLPLPDRIQLSNILVRFHQNFLLLGADVRYQPLEWR; encoded by the exons ATGCGCCGCGTGGGCTGCGGCAGCAGCTCTGCGTGCCTCCCTGGCCTACGGTTCCTGTTTTGGCACGGATATAAAGGCGGCGTGGGCAGGGAGAGCCCAGCAGGAGCGCGGTGCCACGGGGCAGCCAGGATGGGAGCGCAGAGCCTGGCGGCGGCTTGCGGGGCGCTGGCTTTGTGCCTGGCCCTCACCGGAGCCACCAACCCCGGCTTCATGGTGAGGATCACCCAGAGTGGATTGGACTACG cccatcaGCAGGGGATCGCCATCCTGGAGAAGGAGCTGGCCCAGCTGAAGCTGCCAGATATCTCGGGTGACTTTCGCATCCAGCATGTGGGGAAGGTGCACTATGAGATCTCCAG attggACCTTCGCAGTTTCAGCTTGCCGTACTCACGGATTTCCCTGGTCCCCAACGTGGGCCTGCAGGTCTCCATCTCCAACGCCTTCGCCGAGGTGGATGGGAACTGGCGGGTGAAGATATACTTCAT ccgGGACCACGGTTCATTTGACCTGAAGGTGGAGAATGTCTATATCAAAATCAACCTGAAGCTGGGCAGCAATGCCTCTGGGAAACCCACCATTGACACCTCTGACTGCAGCACCCGCATCTCCAAAGTCCGGGTACACTTTTGGGGCAAGTTTGG atggCTTTACAACCTCTTCTATGGCGCTGTTGAGTCCAGATTCCggaatattttggaaagaaag GTCTGTGAGAATGTGGTCACGTCTGTGCGCAGCGAGCTCCAGCCTTACCTCCAGACCCTGCCAG TCACAGCCAGGATAGATGACAAGGCCGGGATCGATTACTCCTTGGTGGCACCCCCAACTGCTACCGCCCAGTCCCTGGACGTGGACCTGAAG GGCGAATTCTTCTCCCTGGCCCACCGCTCCACCGTCCCCTTCCCTCCGCTGGCGCTGGCCTTCCCCCCGGATCACGACCGTATGGTTTACTTTGGGGCATCCAGCTACTTCTTCAACACAGCCGGCTTCGCCTACCACGCAGCCGGGGCTCTGGTCTTCGAAATCACAGACTCCGTG ATCCCGAAGAGCATGGGGTTCCACTTGAACACCTCCACCTTCTCAGCCTTCATTCCCCAG ctaGAGAAGATGTATCCGGACATGCCGATGAAGCTCAGGCTGTCCGCCCCCTCTGCTCCGTTTCTGAACATCGGACCAGGGGGGCTCTTACTCAAGCCTGTCGTGGATATCCAGGCTTATGCCAtccttcccagctccagcctggctcctctcttcctcctcagcctg ACAAGCAATGTGTCTGCTGTCATTGACGTGAAATTGGGCCACATAGTTGGGAGCCTGAATATGGGCAG GTTGAGGCTCTCTCTGAAGCATTCGGATGTTGGCACTTTCCAG GTGCGAATGCTGCAGTCCATAATGAACACCATTGCTTCCTCTATGCTGCTCCCGCAACTTAATG AAAGGTTAGCTGAGGGTTTCCCTCTGCCACTGCCGGACAGAATACAGCTCTCCAATATCCTCGTGAGGTTTCACCAG AATTTCCTGCTGCTTGGAGCAGACGTCCGCTATCAGCCTCTGGAATGGAGATAA
- the KIAA1755 gene encoding LOW QUALITY PROTEIN: uncharacterized protein KIAA1755 homolog (The sequence of the model RefSeq protein was modified relative to this genomic sequence to represent the inferred CDS: deleted 1 base in 1 codon), with translation MDAGSLDAAVQSALQALYPPFEATAPTVLGQVFRLLETSYRGDGLCCLLQFLIPAKRLFEHVRQAACAPYFNCIFLHEGWPLCLHEKVVVHLAPLNPLLLRPGDFYLQAEPCEEHSARITVKHLSHDLRTVEETPVPEAAYALLFTNEWLEEINGDRARTPLHTCLVATENGIAPLPWSKIATPEFIDKPKAGADGVPAGARHGPAPETAAEPAAPSAPVHHGAADVPAPYGNVVGTIPGCKVTSRKSSQGRYPGLIKVDQAGLRKKPAAPAVPSLCEIISQNLEGEYVDLLELSQEQLDLLAKSLPPARPAGPMGAGAEAMLPWANGGPGADAWPCTGVPSLEKGPCTPCLGRKLSREPGPHSPRCRHRDSYLAALQNPVSFGPGLMAAILEESDGPGPEPPPTTPHETPTQHGRGAGSPTLLARRPRRASPGVPAEALARQGGPRLPVGSSHKFSFLKGPWLGAAPGDERATSQHEGARKKMSAIYSPRMGRAKPASKGMDAAAAAPAEERSLESTSCKNGPSVPGTGTPGREPPAWQDLHAGLLRSGVVCLPGSSDRLGRTLLQVTTSGSAWGAAWCSAAELARLILYLCSLPRREAKDGGLTVVVDARKQPPAPVLFSALRSVQSISPGCIHTVLLLAEKELVAHRERLPGVQVETLASLKALGRYVDSSQLTQELDGTFPYCHGEWVQFFQKLHPFTASLRRASELLQSCIQELRSADALAGTQDAAACIGRHQELMQRVLSDPQLVCVQREGGAVLARLRREAARLSTSADVRTSMESAEGLYSQLEEELHNLVSQSNSCLERLEFLRKVRELEAEFSKLGCWLDGEAAARLQEMGTEEWSPDSFQGSAEWFNEFLVQATAQYRHGLALCQEAAEVRDAAFPEADPFQVAAALFQTKLMSFYRQVERRQAERELLRELSRFSSKITGLKLDCRQCSARVKRGEGQALQCLQSSFQKLSVEFALEKLQEMKAQVRRMQSSQGLAAWTEARHRYQETRQILEEMLAELQEAWGAQADGQGDSFRPPGSGSAALCKETPVCEATASPEPVVSGGRGAAEQPEPSTGGPGQPREPSSPQPRCQQGPEGDRAFHRHVSADASLPKPQSGACLGAAGHLAQERSQPLQRHSFTLPPRARFPGADPLCPATVLHRTASASGTHGPPAENRAEVTQYFQVSSQSSFSSEDSDSQNSTEEAPAASLAVPRDLQNPRPPCPSEKPSQIVYLENHHTESPAKANAK, from the exons ATG GACGCCGGGTCGCTAGACGCGGCGGTGCAGAGTGCCCTCCAGGCCCTCTACCCCCCCTTCGAAGCCACGGCCCCCACCGTCCTGGGCCAGGTGTTTCGGCTGCTGGAGACCAGCTACCGGGGAGATGGGCTCTGCTGCTTGCTCCAGTTCCTCATCCCGGCCAAGCGCCTCTTTGAGCATGTGCGGCAGGCAGCCTGC GCACCCTACTTTAACTGCATCTTTCTCCATGAAGGCTGGCCCTTGTGTCTTCACGAGAAAGTGGTCGTCCACCTCGCGCCGCTCAACCCCCTCCTGCTGCGCCCCGGGGACTTCTACCTGCAAGCGGAGCCCTGCGAGGAGCACTCGGCGCGCATCACCGTCAAGCACCTCTCCCACGACCTGCGCACGGTGGAGGAGACGCCCGTCCCCGAGGCCGCCTACGCGCTGCTCTTCACCAACGAGTGGCTGGAGGAGATCAACGGCGACCGGGCCAGAACCCCCCTGCACACCTGCCTGGTGGCCACCGAGAACGGCATCGCCCCGCTGCCGTGGAGCAAGATTGCCACGCCGGAGTTCATCGACAAGCCCAAGGCTGGAGCCGATGGCGTGCCCGCGGGTGCCCGGCACGGCCCCGCTCCTGAAACCGCAGCggagccagcagcacccagcgCGCCCGTGCACCACGGCGCGGCGGACGTCCCGGCGCCCTATGGCAACGTCGTGGGCACCATCCCGGGCTGCAAGGTCACCTCTCGGAAGTCGAGCCAGGGAAGATACCCGGGACTGATCAAGGTGGACCAGGCTGGGCTGCGGAAGAAGCCGGCCGCGCCGGCCGTGCCCAGCCTCTGCGAGATCATCAGCCAGAACCTGGAGGGGGAGTacgtggacctgttggagctctcccaggagcagctggaTCTCCTGGCCAAGTCcctgccgcccgcccgcccggcagGGCCGATGGGGGCTGGGGCCGAGGCGATGCTCCCCTGGGCGAacggggggccgggggcagaCGCCTGGCCCTGCACGGGGGTGCCAAGCTTGGAGaagggtccctgcaccccatgCCTGGGGAGGAAGCTGAGCCGGGAGCCGGGGCCACACAGCCCACGGTGCCGCCACCGCGACTCCTACCTGGCTGCGCTGCAGAACCCGGTGAGCTTCGGCCCCGGGCTGATGGCAGCTATCCTGGAGGAGTCGGACGGCCCCGGCCCCGAGCCGCCCCCCACCACTCCCCACGAGACCCCCACGCAGCACGGGaggggggctggcagccccaCACTCCTCGCCCGCCGTCCCCGCCGAGCGAGTCCCGGGGTGCCGGCGGAGGCGTTGGCACGGCAGGGCGGCCCCCGGCTCCCCGTGGGCTCCAGCCACAAGTTCTCCTTCCTGAAGGGCCCGTGGCTCGGGGCGGCCCCCGGGGATGAAAGAGCCACCAGCCAGCACGAAGGGGCCAGGAAGAAGATGTCTGCCATCTACTCGCCCAGGATGGGCAGAGCCAAGCCAGCCAGCAAAG GTATGGATGCGGCAGCCGCTGCCCCTGCGGAGGAACGGTCCCTGGAAAGCACCAGCTGCAAGAACGGTCCCTCCGTGCCCGGCACCGGCACCCCTGGCCGGGAGCCACCGgcctggcaggacctgcacGCCGGGCTGCTGCGCTCGGGCGTCGTGTGCCTGCCAG GGAGCTCGGACAGGCTGggcaggaccctgctccaggTGACCACCAGCGGCAGCGCCTGGGGGGCTGCGTGGTGCTCGGCCGCCGAGCTGGCGAGGCTCATCCTCtacctctgctccctccccag GCGAGAAGCGAAGGATGGCGGGCTGACTGTCGTGGTGGATGCCAGGAAGCAGCCGCCTGCTCCCGTCCTCTTCTCAGCCCTCCGCTCTGTCCAG AGCATCTCGCCGGGCTGCATCCACAccgtgctgctgctggccgAGAAGGAGCTGGTTGCCCACCGCGAGAGGCTGCCCGGGGTGCAG GTGGAGACCCTGGCGTCGCTGAAGGCTCTGGGCCGCTACGTCGACAGCTCCCAGCTGACACAGGAGCTGGACGGCACCTTCCCGTACTGCCACGGCGAGTGGGTTCAGTTCTTCCAG AAATTGCATCCCTTCACAGCCAGCCTCCGGCGGGCATcggagctgctgcagagctgcatccAGGAGCTGCGGAGCGCCGACGCGCTGGCGGGGACGCAG GATGCGGCCGCGTGCATCGGGAGGCACCAGGAGCTGATGCAGAGGGTGCTGAGTGACCCACAGCTGGTGTGCGTGCAGCGCGAG GGGGGGGCCGTGCTGGCCCGGCTGCGCAGGGAGGCCGCCCGGCTCAGCACCTCGGCCGACGTCAG GACCAGCATGGAGTCGGCCGAGGGGCTGTACAGCCAGCTGGAGGAAGAGCTTCACAACCTGGTGTCGCAGTCCAACAGCTGCCTGGAGCGCCTGGAGTTCCTCCGAAAGGTCCGGGAGCTCGAGGCCGAGTTCAGCAAG CTCGGGTGCTGGCTGGACGGGGAGGCAGCGGCACGACTGCAGGAGATGGGCACCGAGGAGTGGAGCCCCGACAGCTTCCAGGGCTCTGCCGAGTGGTTTAATGAGTTCCTCGTCCAGGCAACA GCTCAGTACCGGCACGGCCTGGCCCTGTGTCAGGAGGCGGCTGAGGTCCGAGACGCGGCTTTCCCCGAGGCAGACCCCTTTCAGGTGGCTGCAGCCCTTTTCCAGACGAAGCTGATGAGCTTCTACAGGCAGGTGGAGCGGCGGCAGGCTGAGCGGGAGCTGCTGCGGGAGCTCAGCCGGTTCTCCAGCAAG ATCACGGGGCTGAAGCTGGACTGCAGGCAGTGCTCAGCCCGGGTGAAGCGCGGGGAGGGCCAGGCGCTGCAGTGCCTGCAGAGCTCCTTCCAGAAGCTGTCGGTGGAGTTCGCCCTGGAGAAGCTGCAGGAGATGAAGGCTCAGGTGCGCAGGATGCAGAGCAGCCAAGGGCTAGCAGCCTGGACCGAGGCACGGCACAGGTACCAGGAGACCCGGCAGATCCTGGAGGAgatgctggcagagctgcaggaggccTGGGGAGCGCAAGCCGACGGGCAGGGAGACTCCTTCAGGCCCCCCGGCTCAGGGTCTGCAGCCCTTTGCAAGGAAACCCCGGTCTGCGAAGCAACCGCCAGCCCCGAGCCAGTGGTgtcggggggccggggggcggcggagCAGCCGGAGCCCAGCACCGGGGGGCCAGGACAGCCCCG GGAGCCGagctccccgcagccccgctgccAGCAGGGGCCGGAGGGCGACCGTGCCTTTCACCGCCACGTCTCTGCCGATGCCTCCCTCCCAAAACCGCAGAGCGGAGCctgcctgggagctgcaggacaCCTCGCTCAGGAGCGCAGCCAGCCCCTTCAGAGGCATTCCTTCACCCTGCCTCCCCGGGCGCGTTTTCCAGGTGCTGACCCACTGTGTCCCGCCACTGTGCTCCACCGGACTGCCTCAGCCTCCGGCACGCACGGTCCGCCTGCAGAGAATCGGGCAGAAGTCACCCAGTACTTCCAGGTTTCCAGCCAGAgcagtttctcttctgaagACTCAGACTCGCAGAACTCCACTGAAGAAGCCCCAGCAGCGAGCCTGGCTGTGCCCCGGGACCTCCAGAATCCCAGACCACCTTGCCCCTCTGAAAAGCCCTCCCAGATTGTTTACCTGGAGAACCATCACACCGAGAGTCCAGCTAAAGCAAATGCCAAGTAA